From the genome of Candidatus Competibacteraceae bacterium:
CCCAATCTCGGCGGCAAGTCCACCTACATGCGCCAGACCGCGCTGATCGTGCTGCTGGCGCATCTGGGCAGCTTCGTGCCGGCCGAGCGGGCGGTAATCGGTCCCATCGACCGGATTTTTACCCGCATCGGCGCTTCCGACGATCTGGCCAGCGGCCGTTCGACCTTTATGGTGGAAATGAGCGAGGCCGCCAACATCCTCCATAACGCGACGCCTCACAGTTTGGTATTGATCGACGAGATCGGTCGTGGCACCAGCACCTTCGACGGGCTGGCGCTGGCCTGGGCCTGCGCGGCGCGCCTGGCGGGCACGGTGCGCGCCTTCACTCTGTTCGCCACTCATTATTTCGAGCTGACCCGACTGCCGGAGGAGCAGCCCGGCATCGCTAACGTCCACCTCGATGCGGTGGAGCACGGCGAGTCCATTGTTTTTATGCACCGGGTCCAGGATGGGCCGGCCAGCCGCAGTTATGGCCTGCAAGTGGCGGCGCTGGCGGGTGTGCCGCCGGTGGTAATCCAGCAGGCTCGCCAGCGACTGCGGTTGCTGGAACGGCGGATGCTGCGGCGAGAGTTGACGGGCCGGTCGGCGGCGACCCCGCAACTGTCGCTGTTCGGCGAGGCGACGCATCCGGTGGTCACCGCGCTGGCGGAACTCGATCTTGACGCGCTCGCGCCGAAACAGGCTCTGGCCGAACTGCGGCGACTGAAAGCGTTATACCAATTCTGAATAGGTTTTCGTCATTCCCGCGAATGCGGGAATCCAGGCCGCCGCTGAAAAACGGGATACCCGCTTTCGCGGGTATGACGAACAGGGTGGTTATTGGCCTCCGAAAAAAACAAAACCTATCGGGAAACGATATTAGCCGGTTCATGACGCCCGAAAAGACCAATTGCTTTTTATAAGCAACTCGCTTTGCGTTGTGGTCGACTCAGGAGTGGAAATCCCCCCAATCCCCCTTTGAAAATAGGGAGGCGCCGCGTCAGCGGCAGGGGGATTGATCTCGGCGGTCCACGCTTCCACCACTCATTTCGGCGATACTCAGCGGGAGAACCGGGCGACCGAGTATTCGGAAATCCCTGTCCTCGAAATGCCCAGGGCACTCCCGCCCGTCAAGAACACCACCGTCATGAGGATGGCTGAAATGAAAGTCGAGCTTCTGGTTCAAAATGTGAAATGCGGCGGCTGTGCCAGCGCGATTCAAACCGGCTTGAGCAAGGATGCACGGATCAAGGAAGTCACGGTAGACGTGCCAACCGGCCGGGTGAGCGTGGAGGCCGAAGGGGATATTGGAGCGGAACTGCGCGCGGCGCTGCAAGCGTTGGGGTATCCGGAAAAAATCGCCTGAACGAATGCGGCGGCCGGAGGAAACGCCGCCTCTCCCGCCGCCGCAATAGAGGTTCGCGATTAGAAACGGGTACCGATGTTGATGCCGACCACCCAGGGATCGATCGCGACCGTACCGAGACTGGCTCCGTTCAGCTTGGCCTTGGTGTCGATGTCCATATAGCCCACGACGCCGTTCATGAACCAGTTTGGCGCTACATCGATATCGACCCCCAATTCTCCCGCCAGACCCCAGGAAGGATCCAGTTTGAGGCTGGTACCGGACAGAGCGCCGGTGGTCTTTTCATTCCAGAAAAAGGTGTAGTTCAGACCGATACCGGCATACGGGCGAATGTTGCTGGTCGGCATGAAGTGATACTGCACGAAGAGTGTCGGGGGCAACTGGAAGGTATTGGCCACCTTGCCGACGCCCGTCAGCTCAATGTCGTGCTTGAACGGCAAGGCGAGGAGCAACTCAACACCGATGTTGGGGCTCACCATGTAGGTGAAGTTAAAACCCAAACTATAACCGTCGTCCACGCTGAGATCGACGCCGGGCTGACCCAGGACACTGCTCAAGTTGTCCGATTTGGGAAACACCCCCCAAGCACCGGCCCGAGCCAGCCAATCGCCCGCTTCATAGGCTTGCGCCGCCGCACCCGCCAGCAAAGCACCCGCCAGGGCCGCCGCCACCGCGCTTTTAACCAGTTTCGAAGACATGATGCGTTTCCTGTTGTTATTGAACCGATTGCGTATGTGGATGCTGAAGCAAAAACCGCGTTATAACGGGGCTATTGTGTATTATCCGCAACACGTTGGTCAAAAAAAACAATGTGTATTAACCAGGAAAAGCAACGCGCCTATTCTTCATCCAGCGGGGGCAGCGTCTGCATGACCTCCTCGAAAGTGGTCAGGCCGGCGGCGATCTGACAGGCGGCACTGATCCGCAGCGGGCGCATGCCCTGTTCGAAGGCACCGCGCCGCATGACCTCCTCGTCCGTTTCCGCCCGCAACAAGCGACGCAGCTCCGGCGTCACCATCAACAGTTCGTACAAACCCACGCGGCCCAGATAACCGGTCTTGCGGCATTCCGAACAACCTTGCGGCACGCCGACGGTAGCGGGTTTCGGCAACGACCAGGGCCGAACCAGCGCCTCCCACAACCCGTCCTCGATCTGGCCGCTCGCCTTGCAATAGGGGCAGAGCGTGCGTACCAAGCGCTGCGCCATGACTCCGATCAGCACGTTTTGGATCAGGTAATACGGCACGCCCAGATCGAGCAGACGGGTCACCGCCGAAACGGCGTCGTTGGTGTGCAGGGTGGACAGCACCAGATGCCCGGTCAGCGCCGCCTGCACCGCCATCTCGGCGGCCGCCAGGTCACGGATTTCGCCGACCATGATGATGTCGGGATCTTGCCGCAGCAGGGTGCGGATGCCTTGTTCGAAGGTCAGATCGATGGCCGGCTGTACCTGCATCTGATTAAGCTCCGGCACGATCATTTCGATCGGATCCTCGACCGTGCAGACATTGACCTCCGGAACCGCCAACTGCTTGAGCGTAGTGTACAGCGTGGTGGTCTTGCCGGAGCCGGTCGGACCGGTCACCAGCACGATGCCGTGCGGCCGGGCAATCATCTTGCGCCACACCGCTTCCTCGGCCGGTGCGAAGCCAAGCTGGCTGAAGCCCTTGGTCACGGTGTCCGGATCGAAAATTCGCAACACGCATTTTTCGCCGAAGGCGGTAGGCATGGTGGACAGCCGCAGTTCGACTTCCCGGCCGGCCGGGGTGCGGGTCTTGATGCGACCATCCTGCGGGCGACGTTTTTCGGCCACATCCATCCGTCCCAGGATCTTGATGCGGCTGGTGACCGCGCTCATCACCACCGGCGGCAACTGATAGATGGCATTCAGCACACCGTCGATGCGAAAGCGGATCTGGCCCTGCTCGCGGCGCGGTTCCAGATGAATGTCGCTGGCGCGCTGGGCGAAGGCGTATTGCAATAGCCAGTCCACGATCTGCACGATCGGCCGTTCGTCGGCGCTCATCTCGCCGCGCCGGCCCAGTTCCAGCAACTGCTCGAAATTGAGGATGCCGGAAGCCGGTTCCAGCGACCCTTGCATCGCGCCCCGCACCGAGCGCGACACGCCATAGAACTCCATCTGATAGCGGTTGATATCCAGCGGGCTGGCGATAACTCGCTCGATCTCCTTGCGCAGGGTCTGCCGCAGGATGTCCTGCCACTCGCTCAGATAGGGTTCGGTGGTGGCGAACACCACCCGGGTCGCGTCCACCTCGACCGGCAGGATCTGGTAGCGGGCGGCGTACTCGTGGGATATAAACGGCAAGAGCCGCTCGACCGCGGCGATATCCAGTTTGAGAGGGTCGATGCGCAGATACGGCAGCCCGACCTTGCCGGCCAGCCACTCGGTCAACAGCTCCAGACTCAGCACCTGATGCGGCGGCTGAAGCTGGCGCAACTGCTTGTTGGCGATCACCACCAGCGGATGCAGATCAGGGCCTTCCGACCGGACACCCAGTCCAGCCCGATCGGCATCCGCCTTGGCCACCAGCCCGTCGGCCACCAGCTCGTCGAGCACCTCCTTGAGGCCCAGCCGATGCGGCGGGACACGCGGTCGGGATGATGGACTGGACTGAGGATCGGCTTTCGAGGTGGGACGGGAAACCGGTGTAGTGAAATCCAGTGGGCTCATGACAGTGTTTCCAGCTTGGCGTAGGCCACCACCAACCACTTGGCGCCACCCGCCGCCGGAAAATCGATCCGCGCCCGGGCATGATAGCCGGCACCCTCGACTTCCAGCACCACGCCTTCGCCGAAGCGGGCGTGGCGCACCCGCTGCCGGGGCCGCAGACCGGCGGGAGCGGCCCCACCGGCGGTAGTCCGAGGCACCGGCGCCGGAATCTTCGCCGGCCGCTTGACGCGGGCGCGCACGTCGCGAGTCAGTTCCTCGGGGATTTCGCCGACGAAGCGCGAGGGGGACGGGTAGTTTTCGCGGCCGTACCAGGTACGCCGATCGGCGTAGGACACATACAACTGACGGCGGGCGCGGGTGACCCCGACATAGGCCAGTCGCCGTTCCTCCTCCAATTGGCGCGGCTCGGCGATCGAGCGGCTATGCGGGAACAGACCTTCTTCCATCCCCACCAGGAACACCAATGGGAATTCCAGGCCCTTGGCCATGTGCAGCGTCATCAATTGCACGCAGTCCTCGCCGGCCGCGCCCTGCCCCTGACCGGATTCCAGGGCGGCGTGGGCGAGAAAGGCGTTCAGCCAGTCCGGCTCGTCCGGGTCCGCGCCGACCACGACCGGATCGGTGTTGGTGGTGAAATCGCCGCTGGCCTTGATCAGTTCCTGCAAGTTCTCGGCCCGCATCTCGCCCTTGTCGCCCTTGTCCTGCTCGTACATCGCCAACAAGCCGCTGTGGGTAACGACATGCTCCATCCGGCCGGGCAGCGGCCGGTCGCGGCTATCGCGGTCCAGTGTCTCAATCAGGTTCAGAAAACCGCGCACGGCGTTGGCGGCCCGCCCGCTCAGCCCGCCGTCCGTCAGCAGTTGCATAGCGGCTTGCCACAGTGAATCACCCTTGGCGCGCGCGGCCTCGCGCAGTAAATCGAGGGTGCGCTCGCCGATGCCGCGCGGTGGGGTGTTGACCACCCGTTCGAAGGAGGGATCGTCGTCGCGGTTGGCGACCAGCCGCAGGTAGGCCAGCGCATCCTTGATCTCGGCGCGCTCGAAGAAGCGCAGCCCGCCGTAGATGCGGTAGGGCATCGCCATCCCGATCAGTGTTTCCTCAAACAGCCGCGACTGGGCGTTGGAGCGATACAAAATCGCCGCGTCGCGGTAGCGGCCGCCCGCTTCCACCCACTGACGAATGCGCCCGGCGACGAAACGCGCCTCGTCCACTTCGTGGAGGGCGTTGTAGAGCTGGATCGGTTCGCCGTCGGCGTCGGCGGTCCACAGATTCTTGCCCAGTCGGGCGGTGTTTTGCGCGATCAGGGCGTTGGCGGCTTTCAGAATGTTGTGCGTGGAGCGGTAGTTCTGCTCCAGGCGGATGGTTTGCGCGCCGGGAAAATCCTCGGCGAAGCGTTGAATATTCTCGACCTTCGATCCCCGCCAGCCGTAAACGCATTGGTCGTCGTCCCCGACGATGAACACGTCGCCCCGGCCGCCGCCCAGCAGCCGCACCCATCGGTATTGAATGGTGTTGGTGTCCTGGAATTCATCCACCAGCACATGCTGGAACCGTTCCCGGTAATGCGCCAGCAATTCCGGGTTGTCGCGCCACAGTTCGTAAACGCGCAGCAACAGCTCGCCGAAATCCACCAGCCCACCGCGCTCGCATTCCTGCTGGTAGACGCTGTAGATGCGCTGGTACTGGCGCTGGACCGGATCGTCGCCGGCCAGATCGGCCGGGCGCTGGCCCTCGTCCTTGCAGCGGTTGACGAAACCGGCGGCCTGCGGTGGCGGCCATTTTTTCTCGTCCAGGTTCAGGCCGCGCACCACCCGCTTCATCAGCCGGGTCTGATCGTCGCTGTCGAGGATCTGGAAGGCGCGCGGCAATCGGGCCTCCTGCCAGTGCTGGCGCAGCAAGCGGTGGGCGATACCGTGAAAGGTGCCGATCCAAAGCCCGCTAACCACTTGATCCATCTGTTCCTCGACCCGGCCGCGCATTTCGGCGGCGGCCTTGTTGGTGAAGGTCACCGCCAGGACCGACCAGGGTGAGGCGTTTTCCACCGCCAACAGCCAAGCGATGCGCCGGGTCAGCACCCGGGT
Proteins encoded in this window:
- a CDS encoding heavy-metal-associated domain-containing protein; protein product: MKVELLVQNVKCGGCASAIQTGLSKDARIKEVTVDVPTGRVSVEAEGDIGAELRAALQALGYPEKIA
- a CDS encoding outer membrane beta-barrel protein, which codes for MSSKLVKSAVAAALAGALLAGAAAQAYEAGDWLARAGAWGVFPKSDNLSSVLGQPGVDLSVDDGYSLGFNFTYMVSPNIGVELLLALPFKHDIELTGVGKVANTFQLPPTLFVQYHFMPTSNIRPYAGIGLNYTFFWNEKTTGALSGTSLKLDPSWGLAGELGVDIDVAPNWFMNGVVGYMDIDTKAKLNGASLGTVAIDPWVVGINIGTRF
- the tadA gene encoding Flp pilus assembly complex ATPase component TadA; protein product: MSPLDFTTPVSRPTSKADPQSSPSSRPRVPPHRLGLKEVLDELVADGLVAKADADRAGLGVRSEGPDLHPLVVIANKQLRQLQPPHQVLSLELLTEWLAGKVGLPYLRIDPLKLDIAAVERLLPFISHEYAARYQILPVEVDATRVVFATTEPYLSEWQDILRQTLRKEIERVIASPLDINRYQMEFYGVSRSVRGAMQGSLEPASGILNFEQLLELGRRGEMSADERPIVQIVDWLLQYAFAQRASDIHLEPRREQGQIRFRIDGVLNAIYQLPPVVMSAVTSRIKILGRMDVAEKRRPQDGRIKTRTPAGREVELRLSTMPTAFGEKCVLRIFDPDTVTKGFSQLGFAPAEEAVWRKMIARPHGIVLVTGPTGSGKTTTLYTTLKQLAVPEVNVCTVEDPIEMIVPELNQMQVQPAIDLTFEQGIRTLLRQDPDIIMVGEIRDLAAAEMAVQAALTGHLVLSTLHTNDAVSAVTRLLDLGVPYYLIQNVLIGVMAQRLVRTLCPYCKASGQIEDGLWEALVRPWSLPKPATVGVPQGCSECRKTGYLGRVGLYELLMVTPELRRLLRAETDEEVMRRGAFEQGMRPLRISAACQIAAGLTTFEEVMQTLPPLDEE
- the uvrD gene encoding DNA helicase II, coding for MDISWILDDLNEPQRAAVTAPLGPLRVLAGAGSGKTRVLTRRIAWLLAVENASPWSVLAVTFTNKAAAEMRGRVEEQMDQVVSGLWIGTFHGIAHRLLRQHWQEARLPRAFQILDSDDQTRLMKRVVRGLNLDEKKWPPPQAAGFVNRCKDEGQRPADLAGDDPVQRQYQRIYSVYQQECERGGLVDFGELLLRVYELWRDNPELLAHYRERFQHVLVDEFQDTNTIQYRWVRLLGGGRGDVFIVGDDDQCVYGWRGSKVENIQRFAEDFPGAQTIRLEQNYRSTHNILKAANALIAQNTARLGKNLWTADADGEPIQLYNALHEVDEARFVAGRIRQWVEAGGRYRDAAILYRSNAQSRLFEETLIGMAMPYRIYGGLRFFERAEIKDALAYLRLVANRDDDPSFERVVNTPPRGIGERTLDLLREAARAKGDSLWQAAMQLLTDGGLSGRAANAVRGFLNLIETLDRDSRDRPLPGRMEHVVTHSGLLAMYEQDKGDKGEMRAENLQELIKASGDFTTNTDPVVVGADPDEPDWLNAFLAHAALESGQGQGAAGEDCVQLMTLHMAKGLEFPLVFLVGMEEGLFPHSRSIAEPRQLEEERRLAYVGVTRARRQLYVSYADRRTWYGRENYPSPSRFVGEIPEELTRDVRARVKRPAKIPAPVPRTTAGGAAPAGLRPRQRVRHARFGEGVVLEVEGAGYHARARIDFPAAGGAKWLVVAYAKLETLS